Proteins from a genomic interval of Bos mutus isolate GX-2022 chromosome 26, NWIPB_WYAK_1.1, whole genome shotgun sequence:
- the LOC102283866 gene encoding F-box only protein 27-like has translation MQAAAAAGPGEETMGVSTSWGLLSRIPAPHREPQEAPSLNQLPIEMLRKVLSYLPPSTLLWHCRPVCQHWRDLVDGWDLWRSILPWKHPDLWPVILICLPPADNPRPCILGRFCELRPIGRKLTANTPSKDLWNCMMLNGSNGSEEEEDLGVRLKTSGETSYSLAYRCWYKGEISDMEEEGLCRELLDSGKIWISVCHCWTEQQGSDQMYQVVFKLLDANYAISHYFFHKRFSIRPRTGSFSFRIMHAFTSIKKGVHFVLFDHSVKGYDSWPEQCGVCRPQFSVIIQIHP, from the coding sequence ATGCAGGCGGCAGCAGCTGCGGGGCCTGGTGAGGAGACCATGGGTGTCTCAACCTCCTGGGGCCTGCTCTCCCGCATCCCAGCTCCGCACCGCGAACCACAGGAGGCTCCGAGCCTGAACCAACTGCCCATCGAGATGCTCCGGAAGGTGCTGAGCTACCTGCCTCCAAGCACGCTGCTCTGGCACTGCCGCCCGGTGTGCCAGCACTGGCGAGACCTGGTGGACGGCTGGGACCTATGGCGGAGCATCCTGCCCTGGAAACACCCCGACCTGTGGCCTGTCATCCTCATCTGCCTGCCCCCTGCTGACAACCCCAGGCCCTGCATCCTGGGCCGCTTCTGCGAGCTCAGACCCATAGGACGCAAGCTCACCGCGAACACCCCGAGCAAAGACCTCTGGAACTGTATGATGCTGAACGGTAGCAATGGCTCGGAGGAAGAGGAAGACTTGGGTGTCAGACTGAAGACTTCTGGGGAGACGAGCTACAGTCTTGCCTACAGGTGTTGGTACAAGGGAGAAATTTCGGACATGGAGGAGGAGGGTCTGTGTCGGGAACTCCTGGATAGTGGAAAGATTTGGATTTCTGTCTGTCACTGCTGGACAGAACAACAAGGCAGTGATCAGATGTATCAGGTAGTCTTCAAGCTTCTAGATGCCAACTATGCCATCTCGCATTATTTCTTCCATAAACGTTTTTCCATCCGGCCACGGACAGGCAGTTTCTCCTTTCGGATCATGCATGCATTCACCAGCATCAAGAAGGGCGTCCACTTTGTGTTGTTTGACCACAGTGTCAAGGGGTACGATTCATGGCCTGAGCAGTGTGGAGTCTGCAGGCCCCAATTCAGTGTCATCATACAGATCCATCCCTAG